Genomic window (Lusitaniella coriacea LEGE 07157):
TGGTATCTATGGCTTAAATCCTTTTTTGGAGTTTTATTCTTTAGAAGATTCTCTAGAACAATATTGCTTTAATAAGCAGCTCAAAAGTGATATTCCTGATTTTCAATGGAAAAAAAATTGGCACACTGTTCTAGATCAGAATGCTGACATACAAATATGTTTGGATTTAAAGACGCTAGAACTCTATTCAGTGGACGTTGAGTGTAGCGCAACAACAAAAATTGCGGAACACTACAGTCACTATTTGGATGCAATGCTATTCCTTTTCCAGTCGGGTCAATACACATTTAACACAGAATGCAAGTATTTCGAGGTACGGGAAGAAGTATGGAAAGAGATTGCGGAAAAATATAAAATCAAAAGTATTTGGGTGTAGATATATTAACTAGCTTTGTCATTCTGCCACTTTGAAAAATGTGGGTTTGGGCAAGGGTTCACTCACTGCTTCATAACTGATAATCAAAGATTCTAAAGCTTCGATACCATTTGCAACGGCTTCCTCATAAGAATCTCCGTGCGAGCGCCATTTTTGTCCGGGGAAGTCCGGAAATCCCACTAAAAAACAGTTGTCTTCCTCAGACCATTGAATGACCATTGGATACTTTAATTTATTCTTCATTCGATCTCCCTTCAATTCTACATTTCGCAGGTTGACAGACTAACTTTGGGATTTCATTGAAGAGGCTAAAATCTTTATACTATAAGCATTTTACCCTTTTTCAGTTCAGGAGCAATTGTGTCGATCGAGAACTTTGCCGAATCAGGACTTTGGGTTATCTTGAGAATGTTGGGGCTGCTCGCTCCGCAAGGGCGCGATCTTGGTTGAGGGTTGCGAGCGCTGCTAGGGCAGCAACGGCAGAAGGGAAGTTTCTCATCGAATCAGTGGGGTTAGAGTATCTTCGGCTCAGCGCGATCGCAAATCGGGTTCGGGCGGACTAATCACTGAAAGTCTTGTCTAGCAAGGATTTAGAAATTATTCAGAGCGCTGAGACGACCTGCGGAATGTGAGTTCAATTTCAAAAATTGCTTGTTTTACTACTTTCTCTTGATAGCGTTTCGCATCCGATCCATCCTTCCCAGAAATTGTAAGCTTTCCTTCGTACAAAGGATGTATCCAGTTCGTATGACTTCCTTTTCCTGGGAGTTCTGTAAAACCTGCTTTGCGAAGTATTTGTTTCAGTTCTCGTATTTTTTTGGGCATATCTGGTGCAATCTTAATCCCTTTGAAATAAATAAAGGGTGCAAGTTATGCCCCCTAACAAAACTACCCCGCTCCTTCAATGTATCTTTCTTTTGCGAGCGGGTACAAAGACGTGTTTCCAGAGATTACGAATCGCGGAAACGTAGATCTAGCAATCGTTTTATTGATAATCTTCGAAGTCGTGTCAGTCAACCAGTCCACACAGTCCCGCTACTATTGTTTGGGGTTCTTTTTCTTTTGCTTGTATTGCTCTAAATCGTTAGGGAAAAAATCATTCATGTCGTAGAGCCTGAAAGGATTAGGGTGATTATCTAAGAGACTCCATCCCCGATTGCTGGCTTCCCCGTCAACATAGCAGGTAAACCATGACTGTTCCCACTTCATAGGTAATACCTCGATTCGCTTACCCTTCTCAACATACACCGTCGCATTAGGATTGGTTTCGATTGTGCTGCTAGCGCTCTCACTAAGAAATCTTGCCGGTGAAAAAATAGCTTCATATCCAAAGTGCCGACCAAAAATGCACCCCAGTTCGTAAAAATCTAGATCTTGTTGTTCCTCTGTCCACCCGTCACACAGACATCGATACCGATGATGTAGTAAATCTCGATCGACAACTAGCACTCCAGAACGGACTAAAACTTCTACGCCATATTTTTTTGTTGTGGTTGCAAGGGAAGACGGTTTCAACCCTACGAGTGCATGAGAATAGTCGATATACCGCGTATCTTTTACTTCAAACCCCTTATAGGGAGTAGTATCAGCTTCCCAATCTAAATCCCAGGTACATGAAGTTTTCCCACCCCCACCGCCAAACAAGTAGCTTTCATCCTGAAAAAACGCGCTAGCCATTTCATCAAGGGGTGGGACATAATCGCGAATGGATTTTTGCCCCCATCCTTTCCCAAACGGATTAGCGTAAATAACATTAAAGCGAAGATCGTCGCGATGTTGGTTGAAATCTAGTACAAGCAGTGTCAAGCACTCCTCAAAAAACGACCCATCAGTTGCGATATGGATAAATTCAAAATCAGTAAATCCGCGTCCCTTCAAAACGAAGGTATAGACGGGCTTCTTCCCCCGCGAAATGTAATCCATAAACTCATCATCTTCATTGTCAATATGCGCGAAAATGGCGGCGATGCGGTTAAAATTCCGAGTAAGAAACTGGAAGATTCCGGTTTCATAGGTTACACCCCTTGTTCTCACAATTGTCATGCCGTAGGGGGTTCGATAGTTGGCTTGTCGGGGCTTGTCTGACTCTAAAGCAAGCGCATATTCCACCAAAGCCGATGTCACCACCATCGAATCATTAATAAGTCCGGGGCGGTGTTTGCGAATTGTCGCAATTGCCTTGGCAATCTCGTCATTCTGGACAACCTGTAAGCGAGGGCGTGAACGTACCATCACAATAACTTATTTTTTGTACTCAACTTTAGCCATTATACTCAAAATGAGTATAATGGCAAGAAAAGTGAAAATAATCTCTCTCAGGAATAAAGAAAAATGGTATTGGGCTGAAGAATCGCAATCCATAATCGGTTGTGGCGAAACGGAAATCGGCGAAACAGGACAATACTATTCCGCCCCTTCAATGGGTGCAAACCCCTGACGCTGAATATTCTCCGTGACGTGGCGGGGTTCGAGGAACTGCAAGAGGTAGTCGGGGCCGCCAGCTTTGGAACCCACGCCGGAGAGTTTGAAACCCCCAAAGGGTTGGCGAGAGACGATCGCGCCCGTAATGGTTCGATTAATATACAAGTTACCCACCTCAAACCGTTTGTAGGCTTGTTCGATATGGGAGGGGGTACGGGAGTATAAGCCTCCGGTGAGGGCGTAATTTGTGCCGTTGGCGATGTCTAAGGCTTCCTCGAAGGTTTTGGCTTTGATGATGGCGACGACGGGGCCGAAAATTTCCTCTTGGGCGATGGTTGCGTTGGGGGAAACGTCGGTGAAAAGGGTGGGGGAAACGAAGTATCCGGTGTCGGGAATGGGAAGTTCGAGGGCAAGGGTGGATTCTTGTTTTCCTTGTTCGATGTATTGTAGGACGCGATCGCGCGCTTTCTCATCCACAACGGGACCCACTGTCGTACTGGGGTTTTCCGCCGAACCAATATTCAAGGATTTTGTCGCCTCAATCAAACGCTGCACAAAGGCATCGTATGCGGGTTCGAGGACAACGACTCGCGAACAGGCGGAACATTTCTGTCCCGTATAGCCGAACGCTGAGTAGACAACGCCTGCAACGGCTTGGTCTAAATCCGCACTCTCATCGATAATAATTCCATTCTTGCCCCCCATCTCTGCAATGACGCGCTTGAGGTGTTTTTGTCCTGGTTGCAACTTTGCAGCTTCGGCGTAGATGTGACAGCCGACTTCCTGGGAACCGGTGAAGGCGATGAGGTGAACGTCGGGATGTTGTACGAGGTGGTTTCCCACGGTGGAACCCTTACCGGGAACGTATTGGAATGCACCTTTGGGGATGCCTGCTTCCACGAGAATTTCGGCGATTTTGGCGGCGATAACGGAGGAAGGGGCTGCGGGTTTTAATAAGGTACAATTGCCTGTAGCGAGGGCTGCAACGGTCATTCCGGTGGCAATGGCGAGGGGGAAATTCCAGGGAGAAATAACCACAGCGATTCCGCGCGGTTGGTAAAAGTAGCGGTTCGTTTCCCCAGCGAGATCGTAATTGTAACCTTTCTCCAGCCGTTCCATTTCGTCGGCGTAGTAGCGACAAAAATCAATAGCTTCGGAGACTTCTGCATCGGCTTGGGGGATAATTTTTCCCACTTCTAAACAAGTCCAAGCGGATAGTTCGTGGCGGCGAGATTCCATGATTTCGGCGGCTTTGCGTAGGATTCTCGCACGTTCTTGAACTGGGGTGTCGCGCCATGCGGGAAATGCGGCTTTTGCAGCAGCGATGGCTTCATCGGCTTGGGAAAGGTCGATTTGTCCGATGGTTCCCACAATTTCAGTAGGGTTGGAGGGGTTAACGGAGTCTAAGGTTGACTCGGTTTGAACGTATTCGCCGTTGATTAAGGGGAGGTAGGTTTTTCCCAAGGAATTGCGAACTTGAACTAAGGCTTGTTTGGCTTTACTGCGCAAGTCTGCATTGGCGTAGTCGGTATCGGCTGCGTTGGGGAAGGCGGTTTTGGCAACGAGGGGGGATTCTTCTTCAACTTTCGGGGGTGCAATCAGTTCTTCAATGGGGCGTTCTTCCATATTTTGCCGCAGGAAGGAGGAATTTGCCGTATTTTCGAGCAAGCGGCGAATCAGGTAGGACATTCCCGGTAATAAGTCGCCGTAGGGTGCGTACACTCTGACGCGGTGTCCCCGTTTCACCAAGGCTTTCGCGAGGCGATCGCCCATGCCGTACAATACTTGCATTTCAAAACGACGCGGGGGAATCTGCAAGGTTTCGGCGATGGCTGCGGCTTTGGCTTGGGTTCGGACGTTATGGGAACCGATAGCGGCGTACAAATACTCGTGATTTTCGAGCAGGAGTTCCATTAAAGCTTCGTAGTTGGCATCGGTTGCAGCTTTTTGGTTATAAACGGGCTGTTTCCAATGATTTTGAATCGATTGAATCGTTTCCTGATCCCAATAGGCTCCTTTTACCAAGCGAATCGTAATGGGATTTCCCCGTTTTTTCGCCCATTCAATCAATCCTTGCAAATCTTCTTGAGAATCGCGCAAATACCCTTGAATCGTCATGCCGATATCGGTACGATCGCGAAATTCCTCTTCCATTAACAATTCCTTGAGAATGGCAAGAGTCATGTCCTTATATTCGTATTGTTCCATATCGAAGTGGATCGCGGCTCCCAAGGTTTTGGCGTGGCGCAAAAGAGAACGCACGCGATCGCGCACCTTAACTTTACTCCCTTCCGGATCGAAGGGATCGAATTGAGAGTAAAATGCAGTTAACTTCACCGAAACCTGAACTTTAGGTAAGGCTTCCCCTTCTGCTTCGTCAATTTGAGGAATCGTTGACCAACCCTTTGCCGCATCACTTAACGCTTCAATCAGTTCCGCGTAGCGTTGTTGATACGATTGCGCTTCCGACTCCGTAATCACTGCCTCTCCAAGCAAATCGATCGTAAACGCCATCTTATCCTTGCGCAACCGTTCGATGGTTTTAATCACCTTGGGAATACTTTCTCCGGCAATATATTTATACGCCAGCGTCTTCACCGCCTGTTCCACCGTCGTTGCAGCAATTTGTGCGGGGGGAGAACTCGCATCGGCAAAATTGAGAATCTTTTTGAGCGCATTGGGCAATTCCACCGATTCATCGCTCATATACTCTTGAAAATGTCGCGCAATCTCCGTCTTAGAGCGCAATGCAGGCAAACAGTCGATGAAGCTAAACAATTGATAGCGCAAACCCGGATTGCCCATCGCCCAGTCTAGCAACTTTTCCTCGAGGCGCATTTGGTCGCGCATCTGGCTAAACAGAGAACGCTTTTCTCGCGTCGCAGCAATCAGTTCTTTCGCAATTTCCTGGGTTTTGGCTTCATACTCTCGAACAACCACGGCTTTGTAACTCCTCTGGCAGGGGACAGATACACAGACTTTTCACTATATCTTTTATTGTCGCGGTTTTTTGTTAGAGATGGCGCGCGATCGCGCTTCACACTCCATAAAATAGAATAACGGTAGCATTCAAATACAGGAGATAGCACCATGCTTGCGGTTAATCTTGATGACGAAGCAGAAAAATACTTAATCGAGATATTATCCCAAGAGAAAATGACAAGCCAAGAGTTAGTCAAAAAGCTATTGCGGAACCATTTAAGATCGCTCAAACCCTCTCCAACTATCTTAGAAAGAATGGGCGGCTATCCAAAAGAATTGTTAGAAGGAGAAGTGGATTTATCAGATCGAAAGACTCGCAAACAAAAAATTTCCGAACATCTGAGCGCGAGAAGTGAGATGTGCGACTAGCCATGAACACTCCCCATACTTTTATTCTAATTGATAGTGGCATTATGGTCGCTTTTTATAATCGAAAAGATCGTTATCATCAACAAGTCGTTCGTTTTTTTAGCACTTGTACCAGTCAGTTAATTACAACCGTTAGTTGTGTTACTGAGGTGATGTGGTTGCTTGCACCCAATATTAGCGTGCAAAACAATTTTCTATCAGCATTAGAGATAGGGGTTTTCAGTGCAGAGCATTTAACTTCTGAAGATTATCAACGAATTCGGATACTCAATTCAAACTATCAGGATCTGCCAGCAGATTTTACAGATCTATCATTGGTTGCAATTTCCGAGCGTTTAAATATTCCAGCAATTGCTACGCTGGATAAAGATTTCGATGTTTATCGTCGCTATCGCAGTCAACCTTTTATCCGTGTTTTCTATCCCTAGTATTTGAATAATTTGGCTCATCATAAAACCAGCCTTCTTCAGAAGATAACTACATCGTCCAGCGCTAGAGTCGTAATGTATCTTTAGTATTGTCGCGGTTTTTTGTCAGAGGCGGCGCGCGATCGCGCGTCACACTCCATAAAATAGAATATAGACTACGAAAAAAATCTCCGTTTCTTCGCGTTTGGTGTGTCTCCATGTCGCAAGGAACCTTTCCCCATCTTCTGTGCTGATGGGGTGTTGGAGGGCATTCAATCAAGTCTTCAATTACGAACGGCTACCGATACCATATAAAAGCCCGCAGCCAACAGCTAATAGAACCAGTGCCACATAAACAATATTCGGAACACTAGAAATAACTCCTGCTGCTTGTAGCAGCAGTAAAGCGGCAAAGGTAATCAGGAGCAAGCCTCCTGCGTAAAGACCAATTGTTGTTATAAGGTTAGGTTTTCTGCGACTCATCTTTTTTTACCTTTAGAGATAGCGATCTAAAATATACACTGTTCCGAATCTGGTATTGATGAGTTTTGCGGATGTTTATTTCCGACGAGGACAGAACCATTCTGTTGCGAAGTTTATAACTCAGCAGCATAATTCTAGAAAAATTTCTTCTGGGTCGATACGCGATTTAGGACACTTCACAAAGCTATAAGTTAGCAAGAGTAAGGTTTTGACCGACACTTGACTGTTATCAAGCTGAGACTGCGGCACAATAAGAGAAGTCAGTTAAAACTGGAGTAGCAATG
Coding sequences:
- a CDS encoding SMI1/KNR4 family protein; the encoded protein is MNNLEKIKTICASIRSVNKETRVRRGISKKKIFSSFKSVGLTPPSELVELYNWHNGIYGLNPFLEFYSLEDSLEQYCFNKQLKSDIPDFQWKKNWHTVLDQNADIQICLDLKTLELYSVDVECSATTKIAEHYSHYLDAMLFLFQSGQYTFNTECKYFEVREEVWKEIAEKYKIKSIWV
- a CDS encoding type II toxin-antitoxin system HicB family antitoxin, which encodes MKNKLKYPMVIQWSEEDNCFLVGFPDFPGQKWRSHGDSYEEAVANGIEALESLIISYEAVSEPLPKPTFFKVAE
- a CDS encoding type II toxin-antitoxin system HicA family toxin → MPKKIRELKQILRKAGFTELPGKGSHTNWIHPLYEGKLTISGKDGSDAKRYQEKVVKQAIFEIELTFRRSSQRSE
- the pruA gene encoding L-glutamate gamma-semialdehyde dehydrogenase gives rise to the protein MVVREYEAKTQEIAKELIAATREKRSLFSQMRDQMRLEEKLLDWAMGNPGLRYQLFSFIDCLPALRSKTEIARHFQEYMSDESVELPNALKKILNFADASSPPAQIAATTVEQAVKTLAYKYIAGESIPKVIKTIERLRKDKMAFTIDLLGEAVITESEAQSYQQRYAELIEALSDAAKGWSTIPQIDEAEGEALPKVQVSVKLTAFYSQFDPFDPEGSKVKVRDRVRSLLRHAKTLGAAIHFDMEQYEYKDMTLAILKELLMEEEFRDRTDIGMTIQGYLRDSQEDLQGLIEWAKKRGNPITIRLVKGAYWDQETIQSIQNHWKQPVYNQKAATDANYEALMELLLENHEYLYAAIGSHNVRTQAKAAAIAETLQIPPRRFEMQVLYGMGDRLAKALVKRGHRVRVYAPYGDLLPGMSYLIRRLLENTANSSFLRQNMEERPIEELIAPPKVEEESPLVAKTAFPNAADTDYANADLRSKAKQALVQVRNSLGKTYLPLINGEYVQTESTLDSVNPSNPTEIVGTIGQIDLSQADEAIAAAKAAFPAWRDTPVQERARILRKAAEIMESRRHELSAWTCLEVGKIIPQADAEVSEAIDFCRYYADEMERLEKGYNYDLAGETNRYFYQPRGIAVVISPWNFPLAIATGMTVAALATGNCTLLKPAAPSSVIAAKIAEILVEAGIPKGAFQYVPGKGSTVGNHLVQHPDVHLIAFTGSQEVGCHIYAEAAKLQPGQKHLKRVIAEMGGKNGIIIDESADLDQAVAGVVYSAFGYTGQKCSACSRVVVLEPAYDAFVQRLIEATKSLNIGSAENPSTTVGPVVDEKARDRVLQYIEQGKQESTLALELPIPDTGYFVSPTLFTDVSPNATIAQEEIFGPVVAIIKAKTFEEALDIANGTNYALTGGLYSRTPSHIEQAYKRFEVGNLYINRTITGAIVSRQPFGGFKLSGVGSKAGGPDYLLQFLEPRHVTENIQRQGFAPIEGAE
- a CDS encoding type II toxin-antitoxin system VapC family toxin produces the protein MNTPHTFILIDSGIMVAFYNRKDRYHQQVVRFFSTCTSQLITTVSCVTEVMWLLAPNISVQNNFLSALEIGVFSAEHLTSEDYQRIRILNSNYQDLPADFTDLSLVAISERLNIPAIATLDKDFDVYRRYRSQPFIRVFYP